Proteins found in one Pontibacter sp. SGAir0037 genomic segment:
- the lpxK gene encoding tetraacyldisaccharide 4'-kinase translates to MVKYLKLMLWPFSLLYGAVMAVRNTLYDKKWLASKEFGLPVLAVGNLTVGGTGKTPHVEYLLRLLQEKYRIATLSRGYKRRTRGFVLADKKATAASIGDEPYQYFRDFSQVQVAVCEDRVKGVELLLEHTPSLDAILLDDAMQHRSIKPSLNLLITDYNRPFYKDFVLPAGLLREFRGGAKRADVVLVSKCPNDLISNEVEQIKSQVRKFARSAVPVFFTSYVYANPVAIGSTKALQKHVFLLTGIANAAPLKDYLLQEDYTVLHHFAYPDHHQYSKSDLSTLQQAIASNKKTGAVILTTRKDAVKLLSEELIGITSQLPLFYIPIEVSFLKDKAVFDQLILDHISSKQAIK, encoded by the coding sequence ATGGTGAAATATCTTAAACTAATGCTATGGCCATTTTCGCTCTTGTATGGAGCTGTTATGGCTGTACGAAATACTTTGTACGATAAGAAATGGCTTGCTTCTAAGGAGTTTGGATTGCCGGTATTGGCTGTAGGAAATTTAACAGTCGGAGGAACAGGTAAAACACCCCATGTGGAGTATCTGCTTCGTTTGCTGCAGGAGAAATATCGTATTGCCACCCTGAGCAGAGGCTATAAGCGCAGGACCAGGGGCTTTGTGCTGGCCGATAAAAAGGCTACAGCGGCTTCTATCGGCGATGAACCCTATCAGTACTTCCGGGATTTCAGCCAGGTGCAGGTAGCAGTGTGCGAGGATAGGGTAAAAGGGGTGGAGCTCCTGCTGGAGCATACTCCGAGCCTGGACGCAATACTACTAGATGATGCCATGCAGCACCGCTCCATTAAGCCCTCTTTGAATTTACTGATTACTGACTACAACCGCCCGTTTTACAAAGACTTTGTCTTGCCTGCCGGTTTGCTCCGGGAGTTTAGAGGAGGGGCGAAACGTGCTGATGTAGTACTTGTAAGTAAGTGTCCTAATGATCTCATTTCGAATGAGGTTGAACAAATAAAAAGCCAGGTCAGGAAATTTGCAAGGTCGGCGGTGCCTGTGTTTTTCACCTCTTATGTTTATGCGAATCCGGTAGCGATTGGCAGTACAAAGGCGCTGCAAAAGCATGTGTTTCTCCTAACAGGTATAGCGAATGCAGCACCTCTAAAAGACTATTTGCTGCAAGAGGATTATACAGTGCTGCATCATTTTGCTTATCCTGATCATCATCAGTACAGCAAAAGCGATCTGAGTACACTGCAGCAGGCTATTGCTTCAAATAAAAAAACGGGGGCTGTTATATTAACTACCCGTAAAGATGCCGTTAAGCTTTTATCTGAAGAATTGATTGGTATTACCAGTCAGCTCCCTTTGTTTTATATTCCAATTGAGGTCAGCTTCCTTAAAGATAAAGCAGTGTTTGATCAGTTGATACTGGATCATATAAGCAGTAAACAAGCCATTAAATAA